From the Mycoplasmatota bacterium genome, one window contains:
- a CDS encoding RNA-directed DNA polymerase, translating to MENKNLYRKKIENSDISFNEKQKLLSNLGNIKDDYPIILNGYHISNKVGIKWNDYLKLLKNTNKYYHVYYMAKKSGGRRKITIPDQILMDIQYFIKNNILENIKIDESAFGFRKQKSILANATYHREGEKVLIMDIENFFPSIHKGRVYYVFNKICGYSREVSYDLTRLVTYNNGLPQGAPTSPIISNIVAYKLDLRLKGLSYVIGIKYSRYADDLTFSGAENKINDKLLYTVSNIIEDEGFKLNLKKIRFYGKNSTKIINGLVINNGYVTIQKRYIDKIKQELYYIRKFGLESHLNYVGFKNKHYAEHLKGKILYVYSIDKEKGKQLFSLYNELNIENKPNLVRGGFDEMPVL from the coding sequence ATGGAAAATAAAAATTTATATAGGAAAAAAATTGAAAATAGCGACATAAGTTTTAATGAAAAACAAAAATTATTATCTAATTTAGGTAATATTAAAGATGATTATCCAATCATTTTAAATGGATACCATATTTCCAATAAAGTTGGTATAAAATGGAATGATTATCTTAAATTATTGAAAAATACTAATAAATATTATCATGTATATTATATGGCTAAAAAAAGTGGTGGAAGAAGAAAAATAACTATACCTGATCAAATACTTATGGATATACAATATTTTATTAAAAATAATATTTTAGAAAATATTAAAATTGATGAAAGTGCATTTGGTTTTAGGAAACAAAAATCTATTTTAGCTAATGCAACCTACCATCGAGAAGGTGAAAAAGTATTAATTATGGATATAGAAAATTTCTTTCCCAGTATCCATAAAGGACGAGTCTATTATGTGTTTAATAAAATATGTGGTTATTCAAGAGAAGTGTCTTACGATTTAACAAGACTGGTTACTTATAATAATGGATTACCACAGGGTGCTCCGACTAGTCCAATTATTTCAAATATAGTAGCTTATAAATTAGATTTAAGATTGAAAGGTTTGTCTTATGTCATAGGTATAAAATACTCTAGATATGCTGATGATTTAACATTTTCTGGTGCTGAAAATAAAATTAATGATAAATTATTGTATACTGTATCTAACATTATTGAAGATGAAGGCTTTAAACTTAACCTGAAGAAAATTAGATTCTATGGAAAGAATAGCACAAAGATTATTAATGGGTTAGTAATAAATAATGGATATGTCACTATTCAAAAAAGATACATAGATAAAATAAAGCAAGAATTATACTATATTAGAAAATTTGGACTTGAATCACACCTTAATTATGTTGGGTTTAAAAATAAACATTATGCTGAACATCTTAAAGGGAAAATACTGTATGTTTATAGTATAGATAAAGAAAAAGGAAAACAATTATTTAGTCTTTATAATGAACTAAATATTGAAAATAAACCTAATCTTGTTAGAGGGGGATTTGATGAGATGCCCGTATTGTAA